The Candidatus Bathyarchaeota archaeon genome has a segment encoding these proteins:
- a CDS encoding arsenate reductase ArsC, protein MTKKALFVCVENAGRSQMAEAFTNLHSKGKVKASSAGTTPSNRVHSLVVKVMMEKGIDITKNKPKLLTTKMLPDADIVIVMGCDAKGFCPAPLLKKVINWELEDPKDKPIEKVRQIRDEIERKVLKLISDLEN, encoded by the coding sequence ATGACTAAGAAAGCGCTATTTGTCTGCGTCGAGAATGCAGGGCGAAGTCAAATGGCTGAAGCCTTCACAAACTTACACAGTAAGGGAAAGGTTAAAGCATCTAGCGCTGGAACTACGCCGTCTAATCGTGTTCATTCTTTAGTAGTAAAGGTAATGATGGAAAAAGGAATCGACATCACCAAAAACAAACCTAAACTTCTAACCACCAAAATGCTTCCAGATGCTGACATAGTTATTGTCATGGGCTGTGATGCAAAGGGGTTTTGCCCCGCACCTTTACTTAAGAAGGTTATTAATTGGGAATTGGAAGACCCCAAAGACAAACCTATAGAAAAAGTTAGGCAGATCAGAGACGAAATAGAAAGGAAAGTTTTGAAACTGATTTCAGATCTTGAGAATTAG